Part of the Arvicola amphibius chromosome 17, mArvAmp1.2, whole genome shotgun sequence genome is shown below.
tttttctttatactcccttcttgctctttttcaacTGCATggcctctttaaaaagaaaaaaaagtgtatatattcccaaatacataaatacaatcttCTCAGTCCATATTACTTGCATGTATATGCTTATCAGAATGACCATTGGTGTTTGGTAACTAATTGTTCTACTTTTCTCTGAAGAGactatttctttctcagcaagcAATTATGGTTACATTTAAAACCTGACCTTAAAGAAAGCCAGCACTTGAGTAAGTCTGTCCTTCCTTATTTTGCTAAGAACAACGGGTCTCCACATTCTATGTAGAAACACCAAGTGAAGAAAATGTGCCTAGTACAAGTTAACAAGTCAAATTTCTGTTAAACCACGTGGGACCCTTTATCTTGCTTTTTGGGGCTTCTTCACATAGAATCCTTATTATCCCAGGTCAAGGAAAACAAAGGCTTTTCTGGGTAGAATCAGCCATCCATACTATGGTATGTATCATCATGCTAATATAGTGACAATGGTCACAATTGGTTTCTGTCCCAAACCTTCTCCTCCCTGTATATTCCTTTGAGGCTCAcgactggacacacacacacacactaaaaccaaACAGAGATCTAGCAAAGCCTTTTGAGAACAGGACTACTGCCAGCCTGCTTTAGAGTCCATGTGcagtctttttttattgatttttttattgagctctaaggCAGTCTTAAACTTTAAGCAATTTCTCACTAATAGTCAAATTAGAGATTGTGTTGGGTCGTACACATTGTATCTCTCAAGAGGCACAGGCAGAAAAATTCCAGCAATCTCACAGATagcctgtgagtttgagtccagcaatgactacacagcaaaaacttgtctcaaaaaataaaataaaacaagttggGGGATGAAGGACCTATATTTGGCCTCTATCAACAGCTATTTTCTGTACTTCAGGGGTGGGTTCTTTTTATCCCTCTCAGTGGAACGCTTATAAAAAATTGTCTCCATGACTTTCTCATATTAATTTTCTGCTTGATCTTCCACTTTTCACCTCAATTTCTTCCAGAAGAGCATTAAGGGAGCACTAAAAGATACCCGTCCATTTCATAGACGCATATGAGCACACATTCATAGTGTGGTTGGAAACTCCTAAAATACCATAAAAATGAGAGACAAcaccatatttttcattttgctatCTAGTTGTGAAGATTTCTTATGCTGactttctaataataaaaaaatatctccttcccttaaatattttattgacaatAATAGTATGTTTATCAAGCTATAGGAAAAGTTAATAAAACCTAGCTCATGATTGGCAAAGTATTGTAGATAGTAAAACGACACACTATTGTTTGGTCTTTTTGCTTAAATAACTGATATCACCCTGAAAAGGTTTACTATGCTTTTCCATATACACCTGGACATTGTATGGAGAATCAGGAGAGAAAAAGGTGCTACATTTAGTGTGCACTCTGGAAATATTTTAACTTCTTActtgacatattttaaatttgtttaaaatggaaataatgcaTTTTCATCGGTGACATAGCAAGATCGAAAAGAAATTcataaattatgtttatatttatctgCAAGGCCAAGTGTGCGATTATCTTTAAGCTGAACTTAAAGGCGTCATGTTCttgattttctaattccattAAGGATGTTAGTTTTAAAAGTCAagaaacaaagtatttttatttcagtgaacaattttatttatagGGAAATTCacgaaatttttatattttgaaattatccGCAATGTACTATTTATTGCTTACATAGAAAAGAAGTATTTCTTACAAGAAAAGATGGAAATATATACCATCAGGCAGCATTGTAATATTTTCATTAGATACAATATGAACAAAAgattaaagagaaaagcaaaagttaaatagatttttaattcCCTGTAATGGATTCTAAGCcattaaaatgtttctgaagaCAAAAATAGAGATCTAAATTCCAAAGTTATTTTGATGagcaatatttacattatatatgtataagttAAGAATTACTATAAGCAACTGTCAGTTATTGCCCCCCATCAGAAAAATAGTTTCAGAATTATGaatcaaaacaaaaggaagctataaatgaagacaaagagaaagatgaggaagaggagaagccatcatttttttaaatacattttcttataaAGTGGCAAGATAATATTTACAACTGACCAGCACATACTATCCACAACTTGTCTTCCCTTAGGACATGTGGGGAATCCTTCCTTCTTTGTGATAGTTCATAGTACGTGATAGATAAGTCTGGAACTCGAGGCTCCTGGGGTTGCCGGCTGTGAATTGGTGCTAGCAACTGGAGAGAGGGAAGCTGTATCCTGGAGAGACAACTCGCTTCTCTCTGCAGACGTGATCCGATCCACTATGCTGGACAAACAATCCAAACTGGATAGGGAGCTTTTATCTGCCGCACATGCTAACAGTACAAGGAGAAaagtggttaagaaaaaaaaattatccccaCACAGACAGGTTTGCTTACGCTGCCCTTTCAACTGCAGGTCAGCACCTTTGACAACGTAGGTCAGGTGATCACAGAGGACCCGATGTAAAAATTTGCTGCAAATATCTAGCAATTCCTGAGGGTGgggtgtggagggcagaagacccCTGGTAATATTTCAAGCAGGAGGGGGTGCGTTCATGTGTGCGTGCAAGCATGCGTGCGGTgggtctgtctatctgtctgttaGTGTAATGTGGAAAATGTGAATTTACTCTGTCAAAGCCTCCTCATGAGAGCCATCACTTTCATTCCTTTTCCCTGTTTATTTGCAAAGGCAGACTGAGTTGCAAGACTGAATGTTCCTTAAATGTGTCTGAAGTTATCAGTTCTTACCGTTTGATACATCAGGACAGTAGACGCTGTCGAAGCTGCTGTTCTTTCGGGACCAGACAGGACTATTACATTCAGGCTgtaacacaaaacacacaagaaTGTATTTTCAAGCCTTTGGCAGAAGACGTACAGACCAAGGGTGAAATTGTACCGGTCCCTAGCTCAGTAAACTGACTGCAGTTAGTTCGCACGCTCTGCAGCACTGATTTAGGAAGGGGCTGCTGTCTAAATCGCCGGGGCACCAAGGTCAGTCTCTGggctggaagaagaggaaaacagagggAAGACCATGGGATCCGGCAGCAATGTGCACTGGGTTATAACCATGCAAAATGGATTGCAGTCGAAGAAAGCCATACTAACGCTGCCTGGGAGAGAACACTTTCCCAGAGCAAAAACACGTTGAAACCTGGCAACACTGGAGAAGATCCCCTCAGAAAAATATAAACCAACATTTTCTTCCAAAACTTGGCCTCGGAGCAGGGATCAGGACCACGCTAGGGATTCTAATTCTTCAGAGTTATAAACTTGGGGTAGCTGTATGTCAGGGTCCACGGTGatacattttggaaataaaaGAGATAATGCCTAATCAATCATTTAAATTAACATGGGGTACATGATATCCTTTTACTAGCAGGTACATAGATATAGAACTAGCTAGAAAATCACAGTAAAATCttatacaagttttttttttctttgcatctttCTGTGAACGCGCCTCTTAAAGCAACGGTCCCACTGTACCGTTTAGGTGAGGTACGAGGATTTTCACACAGACTAGGGTAAGAGAGAGCGGGTCTTGGAGTTGTGGCTTACCATGCCATCAGAGCAGTtggaggtggggctggtgggctcGGAGCAACTCTGTCCGGGCAGGCTGTAATAGCTCTCCACCTGCTCCCTCAGCAGCTCCTGGAGGCTCTCGATGTAGCGGATGGCGTTCCTGAGGATCTCCACTTTGGGGAGCCTCTGGTTGGGATTGGTCGTGGTGCACCTCTTGAGCGTTTCGAAGGCTTGGTTGACCTTCTTCAGGCGTCTGCGCTCGCGCATGGTGGCGGCCTTGCGTCGATCCATGGTGGTGGATTTCCTCTTGCAGGCTTTGCAGGCCCACATGAGGCAGTGACCAGCCTGGTGGTGGCCCGTAGGTGCTCGCACGTGCTCATCATCGTCCGAGCCCTGCAGCTCAGCTTTGTGCGCTCCGAAGGCAGCCACCCTTGGCTCAAACTGGTCCCCAAACTCACCCTCAGGGGAGGGGATACAAGAGCTTTCATAGAAGTACTCAGAAGGGGAGAACTGGCAGCCGTCCATCATGTCCATTCTTCAGAGAGGCAGGTGGGACACCTGAGTTCAGCAGAGAGGGAGAAACGGGACTCCCTGGCTGCTGCAGGCCAGCAAATCCCAGGCGGAGCTCGGGGGTTGGGATTGTTTCTCTGTAATTAACAAGGACAGATGCCTGTTGGCCAGGGTCGGTCATTGGCTGAGGTTGGGgctctttatatattcttgggggatgggaagggaggcTGGTCCCCGTAGCTGGGCATTATTAGCATATCCCACCACAACCCCCACAGGGGTGGTCTGGGCaaacctctgccttccttctagaGACAATTTGCTGTTTACTGGCCCCTTTGACACTCAGGGTTTTACTGCAGTCCAACCTGCTAAGTGGCCTTCTGGATATTCCACACCTTGGGGTCCGTTAAGGAGGGGGGGGCTTCTTGAAATCTATCACCCTTTAACACAATCAGCGGCAACATCGCAATAAGGCATTAAATTCCGTATTTCCATCTGATACCAAAAGGGAACTCAGAGTCTGGAGAAGTTGCGGCCTTCCTGGGAGGTGTGGGGGGTTGTTCCCATTTTCTTTACCGTTTCTTTATTACCTGGTAATAGTTGTCACATTGAAGTGACATTTTCATTCATGGGGTGAACCTCGAGTGTCTTGTTTCAAAATTTGTTTGCTAAAGAATCAAGGAGTTCTGATGAGCTGGTTCTTTCATGGGTGCGACATTCTCTGGGGCTTCCTTTTCAAGCCTGCCTGaggttatattttttttttctgctgctctaTAAAGAAAATGTCACCAGGTGGACCAGGTGATCATTCAGCATCCTATCCCTCCTAGCACTTTTCCTTACACATTTGCTTGTTGCTCTCCCTCTAGCCGGCCTAGGCTAGTACCTGCACCGGAAGATTCCCACGCCTGTGGCTGGGCAAAGGCAGAAGTCCAACTTCTCACAGTAAACCCCCTTCCCAGTGTGGAGTGGAGTTTCCTTTCTCCAGAGTTTTCTGCTCCGCCCTATCAGTTCTACAGACTAAACAGCCAGCCAGGCTTCAGGCTCGCTAATTTTCTGCTTTCAGGCCAGCTAACACCGTTACAGATGCGTCCCAGCTGCCGCCACAGAGATCCCTGGCTAGTGTAAAATTTCCAGCTCCTCTAACAGAGTGACTTCACACACGCTGGTGACAAAAGCCTTCCAGAAATGCAATTTGCAGACAGCTCTTTTCGAAACTTTGGTGGGCCGAAGACAAAAGGGGGAAGCTAACAttcccaaaaataaaaatagagcctATTCCTCAGTTTTTTACAGTCTCTCCTCCACTGTTAAACCATTTTCAAATCTCTTGAAGGAAGTTGTGCATATTCAGGAAACATCATTACTTGGGGTGGACACAAGTTCTCTGGGGCTTTGGACCTCGATTTGTAGTCCCACTGTAAAAATGGACTGTTTGCAGTTCAGAGAGACATCTAATTGAGTAAGTACTGTGGCTCCAAAgcaactctctctgtctctctgtctgtctctctgtctgtctctgtctctgtctctctctttctttctgtctctcttgctttccctctctctctgtggagGGGCACTTTCCATTCTGAAAATGATGGCcatggtggtggtaatgataatgatgatgatgatgatgatgatgatgatggtgatgatgatgatgatggtggtggtggtgatgatgatgatggtggtggtggtgaaggtgaTGATGACTCAAAGTCAATTTTCTAAAGCTACCAGGAATGACTGATCTGGTACCTACAGGGGCCTGAAAAATTGTAGCTGTCTGTGCAGGCAAGCACTGCAAGGAAGGACCTGAAAGCCAGAGTC
Proteins encoded:
- the Myf5 gene encoding myogenic factor 5, with the protein product MDMMDGCQFSPSEYFYESSCIPSPEGEFGDQFEPRVAAFGAHKAELQGSDDDEHVRAPTGHHQAGHCLMWACKACKRKSTTMDRRKAATMRERRRLKKVNQAFETLKRCTTTNPNQRLPKVEILRNAIRYIESLQELLREQVESYYSLPGQSCSEPTSPTSNCSDGMPECNSPVWSRKNSSFDSVYCPDVSNACAADKSSLSSLDCLSSIVDRITSAERSELSLQDTASLSPVASTNSQPATPGASSSRLIYHVL